In the genome of Astatotilapia calliptera chromosome 18, fAstCal1.2, whole genome shotgun sequence, the window GTGCAAGTTTGGCAGGGATGCCAGCTGCCCCAGTGCACTCTGGGTCTTCTCTCCTCGCAGCGTGGGTCCGTCTATATTATGGATGAGCAGGTACACGTGCAGATCTGGGCCTGTGAGGACATCGGTGTAAAACATGCGGTACAACCACACATGCTTGGGATGCACAGGAGTTTGATGGGCTTACTGTCTTTTAAGGTCTGGGAGATAAACTGGATCTGGTCCGAGGGGGTTCGGAAAGTTCCCTGGTGATCCAGAACCTCACACGTCAGCGCGTTTAATATCTGTGAGAATTTAATTTTCATGATCAgggatatttattttattatgcaatttatgcaaaatattttgatgtgtgtgtgtatactgaCTGATTTAAGAGTAATGGAAGGGAAAAATCCATTAACCACAAGGTGAATTTCTTGCGACAGATGAGACTCCCTGAAGTCTTCCAGCAGAGCTTTTTTGCTTCCCAGACCATAGACCAGCACGCTGAATCCCAGCCTACACACAGACCAGCACAGACACTTTGTACTGCTCTTAAAACACCAGAAAATGCACACAACTACGTTGCAACCTCACttactgtaactgtaacatCCATTTGCTAAAGTGGATTCTGTGTTTGTCGTGCAGCTGCTGGATCTCTTTTGAGTAGCAGGATTGTTTTCCCTCCAGAAGTCGGACCAACGTttcctacaaaaacaaaaataaagataaattcaCACTAAATCTATTAGGAAAGCAGCTCATTTACAATGTTTCAAAATGCAGTTAAAAACAAACCCTGTCAAGTTTAGGGGTGTTCAAACGCTCCAGAGTTCGGTCTGACGTCAACACTTTCGAGCTGCCGTGAGCTTCGAAGTACTCCTCAACCATACTGGGCTGGTTCTGAGGTTCAGGCGTGCTCTTGCTCTTCTTGGCAGGAGTCTTGTAGAGAGCTGCTGATAAACCTTTACTGGGTGTTCTCGGGGTGGTCACGTTCTCTTTatcctctttctttcctttctgctCTTCCTCCAGCccatcttcatcctcctcctcacccgAGTCAGAGGGTGAAAGCTCGCTGTCGCTGTCTGACCGCAAGCTTggagctaaaaaaacaaacaaacaaacaaaacatttagatTAGAGGAAAGGTGAAATTTCACTTAGAATGAATTGAATTATTCCCAGTCAGACTCACTTGCTATTCTCTTCCTGAGCCTGTGTGGTGTTGTAGAGACAAACTGGACCTTTTTGCTCTGCcattaagtaaaaataaaataaaattcttaaGTTGGCACCAGAGGTTGCTGGCTTTGGACTTTAAGAAGTTTAAAGGTTTCTATGGTCTCACCTTCTGTGGTGTTCTGCTTTCACCTCTAAGGTCTGaaatagaagaaaagaaaatacttaACTGTGAGAAAATGAGCAGAAAGATGAATATACGGAAAAGATGATGAACGTTTATTGTACTCACTCCGCCCCGTTCGACTGGGGATTGAGGGTTCAAAGTTTGGGGTCGCGCTGAAGCTCACGCTTTTTCCAGGAGTCCGAGCCAGCTCACTTGCTGTTTATGAAAAATGTGCAACACAAAATGAGCATATACGATGTCTAAAGAAAGAACTGGAAGGAGATGTATAATATGCAAATGTTTTCCGATCTATGTGAGAAGACAATGGAGGCTCTCACCGGTTTGGGCCATGCTGTGGCTGCGTTTGACTTTCTGAAAGGTAAAGATGGAGGATCCAGCCACTCTTGACAAGCCATCTTCATCTTCTGTAAATCCAAGAGAAAACtggtcattttaaaatgaatttaaaaaagaaagaaagaaaaagcctcagatattttcatgcatttataCGAAGCTAAAAATTTCACAGCATTATGAATGTTCAAATTTCCCACCAAAAATTATATGCCTATATGCCAGTATTGATAAGCATATAATATGTCAATATCAGCGATATAGTCCATCTTACAAACACACTTAATGTGTGCAATGGAGTGAAACTGAGGTGTACAGAAAGTCTCCTGCCATAATCATAAGTACCTCTGTGACAGGAATATTTTTTACAAGGCTTTTGTAGGGATTTGAGCTAACTATATGCAGTCTCTGTCACTAAGTTGAATTTCAGCTGGTGAACCAGCACTTGCTAAATTCCACATTTGTACTTTGCCTGACTGTGTAGATGTAGAAAATCAGCCAACGTCTGTCTGCATTTTTCCAAACGTATTTGGGTAAATCTACAAAGAGCAGTAAAGAGCTGAGTCAGCAGCATCGTCAGCTGATCACGGTCTgtctgcaaagaaaacaaacctccCGGTGAAGAAAGTCATTACCCCTGCTCAGCACTCACCTTCTGCGTTATCTGTTCCTAAAGCTTGGACATAATCCTGCTCATCGTGGACTCCATTTTCATCTCCATCATGTTCCGCATCCTCTCTGCATCCCCGTCGTCCAGCCGGGCTCTTAAACTTTACCATCTTCTGAACGGACCCGGCGATGCTCTGCGCACCTTATGGAGGTACGCACAGTACAGAAAGCAGAGTCAGAGAGACACAGAAGTGCTCGTAAACTAACATTTCTACAGTAGTAGAGCATCCATACCCTCCTGCTTGTCCACGATGTGCTCCAGGACATCGCCATCCCCGATGAACTTCACCTCCAGCACACTCATGACTAAAGATAATAATGACAACCAGCACGACTTTAGTTAGTTGCTCGTAACACTACAACATATAATTTGCTTTTCAGAGGTGTAGATGCTAACGCAGGTTTTCAGTCAGTGCGTTTCTATTCACGAACAGTGAAGGGCGGCCATTCTTCTCAAACAGCGAGAAGCAGCCCTGCTTCAACCAGCGGCCACACGCCGAAAGTCCAAATAAAAgtgggaaataaaaacagaaacgcGTCTAAAGCGACACAACTTACTGTACAGCGTCAGTACCGCCacatgaaaatgtaaacacaactTTCACACAGTGACAGCAAGGCAGTGTGCCGCTGGGACAAGTTTCCGCGCCATCCCGCTGAAGTTTTTAAACCACGTGACAAGTGAAAGGTCATTCAGTGGCCAACTGGAACGCTGCTTCCAGCTAAAACGACATTTCCCAAAATGCACTTCGAACATCAGCTCAGTCTGTGCGGCTAAAACCCTACAGGGGAAGGGTTTTGACCGACGgattaattattatattttcaatAAGTAATGTAGGTTACTATTAATGCGAATGATGTATTttctgtaatatttaaaaaaaaaataacatttatcaCCAAGATATTTTTTACGTGTCCGTTCAAACGCTGGCACTTATTTATTCATAGATTACAGAAAAATAGAAGATTAAAGGGGACCaagaaaatctttattttgatagaaaaaataaatcacaaaagtTTGCAGTTGTATATAAAAGGCCATTCATAAACATTTATTAGCATTGGTATTAACAGCTGATAGCACAAGTGATATGACTTTCTATTAAGTCATCACTAGCTAGGTCTCCTTGCAGGCAGTGAAAAACAGGTGCAGAACacaaaaattaattttaaagacATAACATTAGTGCAACATGGTTTCTGTTACAGTATGAAACTTCTGAAGCCCACAGTGAGAATATTTTCATTAATTATATGTTTTACCATCAAGATGGCACATCTCACTAACAAAGAAGGAATCGCTGTATGTGTTTCTAATGTGTAAATTATTTGGAATGAGTCTCTATATATCTCACTTGTCCCAAAGAGACAAGAAGGGGGAGACATCGTCCAGCTCTTCACCACCCGCGAGTGGGCGTCCACTTCCCTACCAGACGACCCTTGGAGTGTACATGGTACACAGGATGCATCACTGCTGTTGCACAtgactgcagaaaaaaagacattgtCTGACAACAGGAAAATGTGCAATAAAACTGATGTGTCAATAAGATGTACTATAAATCATTCAGTACTAACATGGTAGGGAATCAGTGTGAGCAGAGAGCCCAGGGGGTATTTGCTGTAGTCCAGTTGTCCTGAGATGGGCTCCACTCGTCCATGCTCCTGGGTCATAGACAACAACCTGGAGGGACACGGCAGTCACATTTAACATTGGTACTGagagtaaaagagaaaaaagatacTAAAATagactgagatttttttttaaagcattactTGAGGTTTGGATGCCCCTCGATCACAGCGTATCCAGTGGGAAGTTTTCCAGCTCCGTCCAAACTGAGAGAGACAAGCAAGAGTAGGTGAAAGGTTAAGTTACATGGTTGTTCCAAAACAGAGCTTACACTGATGATAGCAGGgatgagtaaaacaaaaaacagaacttAGGGGATAGGTATTAGCTCCCATTGAATGAAGTTGAACCCACCTGATTCCAGCCCATCCACAGTCAATCAGGAGCTGGTTCCTGTGTGGACAGTGACCAATGACTCTTGTGAGAACCCTCACAGCCACGTCCTCCATACAGCATGAGCCAATCATAGACTGCTGCACATCTGCATGCCacaaacatacatttaaaagaaattgtAATTTAAAGGCccttttgaaaaatatattttaagtgTGACATGTCTCCCGACTATTCCTCAGCTCAAAATACCAATAAGGTCATTTATCCTGCCATACCTATAGACTGTTTAATAAACCTCTGCTCCAAACAGGCCGTTTCAGCGCCTGTAGCTTTAAACATTGTCGGGTCCCGAAGTCAACTAGAAACATGTCGGGCAAGTAAACAAAACTACGAGGCAGCTATGTGTCATGACCTTAAGAGGACAGTACTGTCGGGGACTGTTTTTATAGGGCAAATGAATTGAATATACACAACAAATAACGAAAAAGTGGATTTTACACGTCACCTTTAAACTAGGAAACAGTGGGTCTATGTGTACACACCATAGAAGACGTAGTTTCCTGGGTGGACCTCGCTCAGCTGCGCCATGTCTTTGACTGGATGGCTACAGGAAGGGGTGGAGCCAATGCTGGACTTACAGATGATGCCAACAGCCCTCAGTctgacacaaaaaaaatcccaaaacacacaaacaaaaaacaagttgaAAGTTAATGCAGAATTATTCTCCCAGATGGCTCCAAAAGAGAGTCAATCACACCCATGAGAAAATGCTTAAATTTAGAGcagaaacatgtttacagtctgGTGCAAAACATGGGATACATCATTTTTAGATATGAtgtatgatttttttgttgcttCTGGAAACAAAGCTGCATGACTCAATACAAGAAACCTGTGGGCtgtgaaaccaaaacaaagatgTTAAAACAGCTTATAAAAACTAATTTTCAAGAGTATGAGCAACAGCTGTTATGTCGTGTGCGTTCTTAAATAGCCAGTGAGATAAAATTATTGATTAGAGCAGCTTTAATGagtcagtgtattttttttaagctttcagCTTACTTTTCCATGAACTGCAGAGTCAGTTTGGTGGTTTCCTGGGCAACAGCCTGTATTTGCTCAACTCCTGTGCAGTAATAGGTATTCCCACAGTGGGCGTACACTCCTGTAAGTTCCACGCCCTCCGTCTTAGCGATGGCTTCAGCCAGTTTGAGCGCTCCTGGCTCCGAGTGCAGGACGCCAGCTATGACAAAGAGCCGACACATGATCAATCCTCGTGTTAACAGAGAAGTGAAGTGTAGCTCAGGCACTTATGATTAAATCTATCGTGGTTTCCCTGCACGTTTACCTCTCCCATTGCCACAGTCGAGTTTGAGCCAGGCGTGCCACTGCCGGCCATCTTTCAGGGGTCTTTTTCGGAGCTGCTCCAAAGCATCAGGATGGTCCAATAAAATCTGGAAGAGATCCAGTCTCTCTGACAGGGCTGCACAACGCTCTACctaaagacacacagagacatacaTTAAAAATGGCacagagagcacagctgggacatTAACAACTaacaaatataaaagtgatgagAAATTATGTCAAAGTAATGGCATAGAACTGGAGCTATTTTACATGCAAGTGCTATGGCGATATACATGTAtcatatatttacatatatgtATTGTTTCTAGTGATAATATTACTAAATATGATTCATAGTTGAAACATTTTCAGCAGGCTCAgttattaataatatattttttccatttctaatgttttacagcttttatgATTTCACAGAatataaaacaaggacacatttaAAGTGTGAGCTGAGAGAACCTTATCAAAGGGAATAGAGTAGGCATAGAGGATGTCATCATATCCATGGTCAGCATAGAAACAGGCCTCTGCCAGGGTGGAAACCACTATGCACCTCTGTGATCCACCCGTCATAATGTCAGCACACTCactagacacacacagagacctcATCAGAATCCTGTATACGCAGCAAGTCTGTAAGCATGTGCTGTGTGCGTGTCTATGCATGAGCGTATGAATCCATACAGGGTTTTGTGGGTCTTCATGTGTGGACGAAGCTGGACTCCCAGTTTCTGGCAGCGCTCGATCATCCTCTGGGCATTCCTCTTCGCTTTGTCCACGTCCACCACAAAAGCAGGAGTACACAGGGCTGAGAGAAGATCTCCCTCCATACTGGCAGCACTGGagtgcacacgcacgcacgcacgcacgcacgcacgcacacacacacacacacacacacacacacacacacacacacacaaagcacttCAGATATTTCCCATGCAATTAAATTCTATTGCATGATTGGCTCAACCAGCATATTTCAATAGTTATATTTATAAGTATCTGCTATACATGCACGAATCAGCAAGTAAACTTCATCACACTTGGGTGTAGTTTTGCAACGTCTCTGATTATGTAATGCAGCGCACTTTGAACTTTGACAACACTAACTTAAACTTAAACACTAACTTTACAAATGCACTGCAACTCATCAAATCGTATGTGATCCAATTCACTCTTTAAGCAGTTTTTTATTCCTCCTCTTTTTGGTACTATAAAGACCTTCCGATAATATTATCGTGCATCATAACGATAGATAAATTAAAATCATACTGCTTTCGAATCTGCATAATAGCGTTTGTGAAACAGTGAGGGAACCACCAGCACATTAACAAGCATcggaaacaacaacaataacaacaaaaaatgcagaaaaatgcaGCACAAACCACAGCTTACCTTTTCAAAACAGCgaatttgttttttctatgGAAGTTCCGATCACATTACTACGGTGTCCTCGAGGagtcaaaaataatgaaaaaagtaCAATCAGGGAGAACCTTTTGCAAATCATAAAATaaatcatagaaaaaaaaatctaatatagAAGCATAGTAGCATATAATACAGTagcaggaacagagcaggagggaaatAGAGAGATAgcgagccagggacaacaacaagaGACAACATCGTCACGTTAGAAAGGTATAGtcatcatccacaactattttcagttgcggatgaaaaaggattcagaaagtttatccATGCAGTGAATCCCATGTTTGCGATTCCAAGCAGGAAAACACTCTCCCAGAAATCATCCCAGAcctatatgacagagaatgtgtatcttcttcttgttttgcatattttaatttatgttttattgtgctgtggtttgcagtgttttgtgttgtttcacttgaaaatttgtttaaaaggaaaaagcagaacatttaaaaggttaaaagttgaaatgtaatttttttttgttgtattttataatttatttattagattttatgtggagtgaataaataaaagtatacttacggtggcccctagagacaaagcacttacaaactccaaaacacaatggaaatgcTCCAGGATcatagtggctacacaagccaggaagtactaacgaccagatttggtgtggtagtaacaggtaaatggacttttttttttaaatcatttgaatatatatgagtgtttgtgtataaatacacaaacaatacacatatgtttcaattgtgtaatttaaggtagctctgttttgaaagttcagttaatgcaagcaatgtgttttggagtcTAAGGTCTGTTAATGGCTGCATcaaagcatttttttgtttttgatgcaaGCTACCCAGAGTCATGCGCCCAGCTTGGGAATTCCTTCACACTGTCATCTATCCCAGGAACAGATGAATCCCAGGAAATGAACCAAATATGATCAAATGAATGAGGGCTCATTTAGCTGTGATGGAAGTGTAAAATGTTGCTCATAAAGGTGCATGAAATGATCTTAGAGGGAGATTCCCTCTTGCCACTTTTCCAAAGTGTTGATGTATGAGATAATCATCAATTCAtcagttttttaaagttaagatttttttaaatgtgatttaaacCCACACCAAATAGCTTTAAAATCCTTTGTTTAAAGTTAGAATGTGAagcgaccccccccccccccaccactgCGTTGTTATCGGATTTCCATGATGGCTGGTGAGCTATGCTAATTTAAATGGCACACGGCTATCAGAATGGTCACGTGTCTGTCTTATTAACGAACATTACAGGTGATCACGCGCGGTGAGTTACAGCCAGCAAGGAGTCAGGcagtttttgtgtgcatgtctgtgcacGTGGACATTTTTATagctttgttttgtcttcaCAGAGTCGTTTTCTCATTCATCCAGCGCACCACTcaccctttttatttatttatttatttatttatttatttatttatttatttattctttagcttttttaaatgctgatgGAAATAAAGCATTTGCCAGTTTCCCACaactgcttttactttgaaagctgGGCCCAGAAGTATTATTTTATCCTGCAGTAATCCACAGGTCACATCGCTGCTTGGTGCCAGAATAATTATGCCGATGCACTAACCAAAAATGAAACTCAATGCTTTACAATCCCGTTGCCTCCAGATATGAAAACAGCCCTTTAGGGTTAAATATTCAAATCTCAGACACGGATTCCCTGTCAGAATAAATATTTCAAGCTTTCTGTTAACCTGTCACCAAATTTACATTTTGAACATTTGATTTTCAGTATGATTGTTCAAATCTATAGATTTTGCATCTCTATCATAGATAGCTTGGCCAATAAAGGCCTGAAACTGTTCCCCAAgtgactccccccccccccccccccccaacaaaaaaacaacaacaacaacaaaaaagcagcacagaGAAACCTGCAGCACTTTTGGCAGTAATAACTTGAAGCAATGATGTTCTGTATGATTT includes:
- the orc2 gene encoding origin recognition complex subunit 2; the encoded protein is MSVLEVKFIGDGDVLEHIVDKQEGAQSIAGSVQKMVKFKSPAGRRGCREDAEHDGDENGVHDEQDYVQALGTDNAEEDEDGLSRVAGSSIFTFQKVKRSHSMAQTASELARTPGKSVSFSATPNFEPSIPSRTGRNLRGESRTPQKSKKVQFVSTTPHRLRKRIATPSLRSDSDSELSPSDSGEEEDEDGLEEEQKGKKEDKENVTTPRTPSKGLSAALYKTPAKKSKSTPEPQNQPSMVEEYFEAHGSSKVLTSDRTLERLNTPKLDRETLVRLLEGKQSCYSKEIQQLHDKHRIHFSKWMLQLQLGFSVLVYGLGSKKALLEDFRESHLSQEIHLVVNGFFPSITLKSILNALTCEVLDHQGTFRTPSDQIQFISQTLKDSPDLHVYLLIHNIDGPTLRGEKTQSALGQLASLPNLHMVASLDHINAPLVWDQLKQSQFNWLWWECVTFQHYSEETSYENSLLVQQTGALALSSLTHVLRSLTPNARGIFKLLVKFQLENKDNPSYAGLSFQDFYQRCREAFLVNSDLTLRTQLTEFRDHKLIRTRKGADGVEYLIVAVDASTLMDFLENEEGD
- the LOC113010517 gene encoding uncharacterized protein LOC113010517 is translated as MEGDLLSALCTPAFVVDVDKAKRNAQRMIERCQKLGVQLRPHMKTHKTLECADIMTGGSQRCIVVSTLAEACFYADHGYDDILYAYSIPFDKVERCAALSERLDLFQILLDHPDALEQLRKRPLKDGRQWHAWLKLDCGNGRAGVLHSEPGALKLAEAIAKTEGVELTGVYAHCGNTYYCTGVEQIQAVAQETTKLTLQFMEKLRAVGIICKSSIGSTPSCSHPVKDMAQLSEVHPGNYVFYDVQQSMIGSCCMEDVAVRVLTRVIGHCPHRNQLLIDCGWAGISLDGAGKLPTGYAVIEGHPNLKLLSMTQEHGRVEPISGQLDYSKYPLGSLLTLIPYHSCATAVMHPVYHVHSKGRLVGKWTPTRGW